One Pseudomonas sp. B21_DOA genomic window, ATCGCGTTACAGCACTGTTTCGGTTCTGCTGCACTGGCTGATGCTGGTGCTGTTGGTGCTGGTTTACGCCAGCATGGAATTGCGCGGTTTCTTCCCCAAAGGCAGCGGCGGCCGCGCGTTGATCCGCGAAATGCACTATCTGCTCGGCCTTACTGTGTTCGTACTGGTGTGGTTTCGCTTGCTCGCGCGCAGCCTCGGCCCTGCGCCGAAAATCTTCCCCGCATCCCCGCCTGGCAGACCTTGGCGGCGCGGCTGATGCATTGGGCGTTGTACCTGTTCATGCTGTGCATGCCGATATTGGGCTGGCTGATCACCAGCGCCGAGGGCCATCAGGTCATGTTCTATGGCTTCGATTTGCCGCTGTTGATGGATGAAGACAAGGCCTTCGCCAAACAAGTCGAAGGCTGGCATGTGCTGATCGCCACGATCGGCTATTGGCTGATCGGCTTGCATGCGCTGGCGGGTATTTATCACCATTACGTGGTGCGCGATAACACGCTGTTGCGGATGATGCCCAAGCGCGGCTGAGCGTCAGGGCGTTGCGGTAAATCCGCGCCGCCCTTGCAGGCCCCCGTGTGAACGAAAACCACTCGAGTGCCAGCAGCGAATCCGCCTGACTCGACAAGCTGCTTGAGCGCCAGCAAGGCCTTGCCGGTGTACAACGGTTCCAAAGGGACGCCACTGACCTGCTCGGTCTGTTCGATGAACGTCAGCAACGTCTGGTCAACCTTGGCGAAGCCACGCCGGCTGGCGTCGATCAACCGATAGCTCGCCACGGGCCCGACGGCTTGCGCCAGGATCGACTCGATGTTCGGCGCTACGCCGTGATCATTCGGCACCGCCAGCGCGCCATACAGTGAGCGCTTGCCACTGTCAGCCAGCGCCAGCCCGGCCAGGGTCGTGCCGGTGCCACAGGCCAGCCACCAGGCGTCAAAATCATCCCAGCCCAGCTTGGCCAATTGTTCGTCGACCTGCTGCATGATCGCAGCGCAACCCAGCGCGCCGGCCAATCCACCGCCACCCTCTGGCACCGCATGCAACGTCGGATATCGCTCCTGCCACGGCGTCCAGAATCCGGCCTCGTGCCGCGCGCGATAGCCGGCATAACCCAGCCAGTGCAACTGCATGCCGAACGCGTGCAGATCCTCCACCGTCGACGTGTCCTGCGGATGCCCGCGCAGCAGCCCCACGGTTTTGAACCCCAGCCGCTTGCCTGCCGCCGCCAGCGCGTGCAGGTGATTGGAATGTGCACCGCCGAGACTGATGATGCCTTCGGCGCCGGCGCGCTCGGCGGTTTTGAGATGTTCGACGAGTTTGAACCACTTGTTGCCGCTGATCAGCGGGTCGATCTGGTCCAGGCGCAGGATCGCGACTTCGACGCCGGCACTTTCCAGCCAATCAAGACGGAGCGGTTGGAGGGGGCCTGGGGTAGCCAGTTGGCGGGAGGCAGAAGCATGGGCACTGTGCAATCTGGAAAAGACCACATACTAGTAGATACCGTCTTGAGCCTCACCGGGCAAGCGCAAGTTTCGGGTCATATGGCAGTCCAGACTTGAGCACTCCGTAAACGAAGTGCAGCAGCTTGCGCATTGCTGCGCAGATGATCTGCTTGGGGGCCTTGCCGTTGGCCTCCAGGCGTTCTTTCATCGCCTTGATCGCCTTATTGTGTTTCAGCGCCACCATGCCAGGCATGTAGAGGCCTGCACGCAGCCGTGCCGACCCTACTCTTGAGATCAGGGTATGACCTTTGAGCTTTCCTGATTCCTGCAGCTTTGGATTGAGCCCTGCAGCAGCGACCAGTTGGCGAGGATCACTGTATTTGCGCAAGTCACCCAGTTCGGCCAGCAATCGTTCAAGCGTTTTTTGTCCGATGCCGTCGATGGTTACGATGAGATCCCGCATCTGACGCATATCCGGGTCGTCATCGATGTGTTTTTTGATCGCCTTGTGCGTTTCTACGATCTCTTTTTCAATATGGCGCAGAACGGAGTTGATCGAGTCTTTGACCTTTTCGTCGGAAACGTCCAGACGATTAAGCTCCATTTGTTCCATTTCCTGAAGGTCATCCAGGCGGCGCACCATTGCTTTTAACTGGCGGTATTTCGGCGGCTCAGGCGCCCATGGGTGAAGTTTTTGATCTTTTTCCCGGGCAAAGTCGGCGATCAGTTTGGCATCACTTTTATCAGTCTTGATGCGGCGCAGTTCGCTGTCAGCGTACGCTTTGGTCGTAGCCGGGTTCACGACGCAGACCCGGAAGCCTTTGTTGTAAACGAACTCCGCGAGTTCCAAGTGGTAAACGCTCGTGGCTTCCATCACGATCAGGGCCGAACGCTCGGCGTTTTTTCTAGCCACGCCTCAAACTCTTTAAAGCCCTTTGGATCGTTGGCCAGCTTGGCCTTGGTTTTGTGCTTGCCGTTGGGCAGGTGTGTAGCGATATCAAAAGTGTTCTTTGCGATGTCGACGCCAACGAAACCGGACATGATCGTTTCTCCACTTGTTCCCTGTTGCGATCATCACGTCACTCTGTCCAACCTTGCGAATGCGGGCTCTCGCCGTAGGCGGGCCCAAGATACCGTGCGAACTGTACGAGTGAGTGTGGAGGGCTGGAGCACGATCTACGTCACAGGCAAAAAGCCTAAGGAGCTGCGCGGCTTCCAAGTCCCTCCCTCGATGATCAGTCGAGAACTATCGCTCCTGACGGAGCGTTAGTCGAGATACAAGGAGCTGCCGCAGGCTGCGATCTTTGATCTTGCTGTTGAAATCAGGATCAACAGATCGCAGCCTGCGGCAGCTCCTGCAGAATGTGCTTACAACTCAGCTGCCAGGCGCGACCCCTGGTTGATCGCGCGCTTGGCATCGAGCTCCGCCGCAACATCCGCGCCGCCGATCAAGTGCACGTTCTGCCCGACTTCGACCAAGCCATCGTGCAACTCACGCAGCGGATCCTGCCCGGCGCAAATCACGATGTTGTCCACCGCCAGCAGCTGCGGCTCGCCAGTTTCGCCGATGCGGATATGCAAGCCCTGGTCATCGATGCTCAGGTATTCGACGCTATTCAGCATCTGCACCTGCTTGTTCTTCAGACCGGTGCGGTGAATCCAGCCGGTGGTTTTGCCCAGACCGTCGCCGACCTTGGTTTTCTTGCGCTGCAGCAGAAACACCTCACGGGCCGGTGCATGCGGTGCCGCCTGGATACCGGCCACACCACCCCGCGCCTCCAGCTGCGTGTCGATGCCCCACTCTTTCCAGAACGCTGCGCGATCCAGACTGGTGGCTACACCTTGATGAACGAGGAATTCCGAGACATCGAAACCGATCCCGCCTGCACCGATCACCGCGACGCGCTTGCCGACCGGTTTGCGCTCGAGAATCACGTCCAGATAACTCAGCACCTTGGCATTCTCGACGCCGGGAATCGCCGGCACGCGCGGGGCGATACCAGTGGCGAGGATGATTTCGTCGTAGCCGCCCTCAACCAGTTTCGCCACATCGACGCGGGTGTTCAGGCATACCTCGACATTCGTCGTTTGCAGCTTGCGGTTGAAGTAGCGCAGGGTTTCGAAAAACTCTTCCTTGCCCGGCACGCGCTTGGCAATGTTGAACTGGCCGCCGATCTCGCTGGCCGAATCGAACAGCGTCACCTGATGACCGCGCTCGGCGGCCACGGTGGCGGCGGACAACCCGGCAGGGCCGGCACCGACCACGGCGATTTTCTTGATCTGCTGCACCGGCAGGTAATTGAGTTCGGTTTCGTGGCAGGCACGCGGGTTGACCAGGCAACTGGTCAGCTTGCCGCCAAAGGTGTGGTCGAGGCACGCCTGGTTGCAGCCGATGCAGGTGTTGATTTCGTCGGCACGGCCTGCGGCGGCCTTGTTGACGAAGTCCGGATCGGCGAGAAATGGTCGGGCCATGGAGACCATGTCGGCATCGCCTTCGGCAAGAATCTGCTCGGCAATTTCCGGGGTATTGATGCGGTTGGTGGTGATCAGCGGAATACTCACCGAACCACGCAACTTGGCCGTGACCTTACTGAACGCTGCACGCGGAACCTTGGTGGCGATGGTCGGGATCCGCGCTTCGTGCCAGCCGATACCGGTGTTGATGATGGTCGCGCCAGCCTGTTCGATGGCCTTGGCCAGCGTGACGATTTCGTCCCAGGTGCTGCCACCTTCGACCAGGTCGAGCATCGACAGGCGGAAGATGATGATGAAATTCGGCCCGACCGCTTCGCGTACGCGGCGGACGATTTCCACCGGCAGGCGCATGCGGTTTTCGTAACTGCCGCCCCAGCGGTCGGTGCGGTGGTTGGTGTGGGCGGCGAGGAACTGGTTAATGAAATAACCTTCCGAACCCATGATCTCGACGCCGTCGTATTCGGCGGACTGCGCCAGCACCGAGCAGGTGACGAAATCACTGATCTGCTTTTCAATGCCCTCTTCATCCAGCTCTTTGGGCTTGAACGGGTTGATCGGCGCCTGAATCGCGCTCGGCGCTACCTGTTTCGGGCTGTAGGCATAACGGCCGGCGTGGAGAATCTGCATGCAGATCTTGCCGCCCGCCTCATGCACCGCGCGGGTGACGATGCGGTGCTTGAGCGCCTCTTCTTCAGTGGTGAGCTTGGCCGCACCGGAATACACGCCGCCCTCGTCATTCGGGCCAATACCGCCGGTCACCATCAGGCCGACACCGCCACGGGCACGTTCGGCGAAGTACGCCGCCATGCGTTCGAAGCCACCCGGCTTTTCTTCCAGGCCCGTGTGCATCGAGCCCATCAGCGTGCGGTTGCGCAGCGTGGTGAATCCCAGGTCCAGCGGGGCCAGCAAATGCGGGTAATGAGCGGCGGTCATCGGTAACTCCACAACGAGCGATCACGGAAAATTGCGGGAGCTCTGCGTCCCCCGTCAGTCATGTTCGACAGACTAAGAGTCGTACCGCTGTCACTCAATGACCGTAACTGACAAGTTATTGATCCAAATGCGCAGCGCCCCTTGGCAATCCGGGCCATGGGCCCTACCCTAGGCGCCACACTCTGTACCCGGCTGTTGTTGGTTTTCATGCGCAAACTTCTGTATCTGTTTTTCTCCATGGCCCTCGTTGCCGCCCTGACCACCTACGCCATGTGGGCGGCAGACCGACCGGCGGGGCATTACCTGTCGGACCTGCGCATCAAGCTCGCCGTCGATCACGGCACGCCCGGCGACCGTGGCAACCTGCTCGGCATTCAGCCCGAACTGTTCCCCACCGATTACCAAAGCTCCGCACGCCTGCACCGCAAACTCGCGGCGTACCTGCAGCAGGCCCGCGATCAAGGTTTGCTCAACGAAAAAACCGTGGTGGTTTTGCCCGAGCACGTCGGTACGTGGCTGATGATCAGCGGCGAGAAAGACGAGCTCTATCAGGCACCGACGCTGGCTGAGGCGATGAACTGGCTGGCGGCGAGCAATCCGCTGCTGTTCGCCCGCGCGTGGCTGCGGGCCAAGGGCGAGCAACGCCTGGACGATGCTTATCTGCGGATGAAATCGAAAGCCATGGCCAAGGATTATCAGGCGCTGTTCGGCGGTCTGGCCAAGGAGTTTCAGGTCACCCTGGTCGCCGGCTCCATTGTGCTGCCAGAGCCGAGTATCCGTGATGGCCAGCTCAAGCCTGGCAGCGGCGCGCTGTTCAACAGCAGCGTGGTATTCGGCCGCGACGGTTTGCCGCTGGGGCAGCCGCAACGCCAGATGCACCCGATCTTTGATCAGCAGGGTGTGATTGAGGCCGAAAACAAGCACGCCATTCAGGTCGTCGACACCCCGGCCGGACGCCTCGGCATCCTGATCGGCAGTGACAGCTGGTATCCCTCCAACTACCGCACACTCGATGACCAAGGCGCGCAACTGGTGGCCGTACCGGCGCAGGTTATTGGCCAAGGCGCGTGGGACAAGCCATGGCGCGGTTACAAAGGTTCGAGCACGCCGGGGTCAGTCAGCCTCAAGCCCGGCGACCTCAGTGAAGGACAGGCCTGGCATCGACTGACCCTTACCGCACAACCACCGAGCAGCCGCGCGGTTGCCGGCGTCAGTGTGTTCATGCGCGGGCAATTCTGGGACAAGCCGAGCACCGGCAGAAGCTTCCTCAGCAGCAACGGTCAGCAGTTCGCCGATGGCGAGGCCCGTGGTGCGCGCTTGCTGAACGTCTGGCTGTAATCCATGAAGCCGCAGCCGATGCGCCTCGGGGATCTGTCGGTGGGTTTCGTCCACAGTCTGGCCGATGCCGTGCGCAGCCACGACGTCGATCCGCTGCCTCTGCTTGAGCAATACGGCCTCGATACCGCGCGGCTGGCCGAGGCCGGGGCACGCTTATCGATCCCGCGTTACATGCGCTTGGGCCATGCGGCGATTCAACTCACCGGCGATCCCGCTCTGGGCCTGCGCATGGGCCGCATGATCCGCTTGAATCAGGCTGGGCTGGCCGGCATCACCGCCGCGCAAGCACCCACCGTGCGCGAAGCGGCCCGTTGCCTGACGCGTTTCGAACCGCTCTACGGCTCGAACTACCGAGGGCAATCCACTTTCCATGAAGACGCCAGCGGCGCCTGGCTGCGCTTCTACTCGATCAGCCCGTACAACGCTTATAACCGCTTCGTGGTCGACTCGATCCTCGCCGGCTGGCTGCATCAGTTGTCGAGCCTGTGCGGCGAAACGTTGCGCGCCGAGCGGATCGAAATCGAATTCGAAGCGCCGGATTATCGCGACGCCTACGCCGCGCTCGGCGACTGCCCGATCCAGTTCCGCGCCGAGCACAACCAACTGCGCCTGAGCCTGAGCAGTCTCGCCCTGCGCAACCCTGAACATTGTCCGGGCACTTGGCGGCATCTGCTGCAACTGTGTGAGCGGGAGCTGGACCAAATGACCCGCACCCGCAGCCTGCGCGAGCGCATCACTCAACTGCTCGGCCCGCTGCTCAATGGAGGCCGCGAACCGGATCTTGAAGAAGTCGCGGCACGCCTGAAACTGCCGACATGGACCTTGCGACGCAAACTCGCCGAGGAAGGCACGCAGTTCCGCGCAATCCTCAATGACACTCGCCGGGACCTGGCGATGACTTACATCCGCGACACCGAATTGGCGTTCGGTGAGATCGCCTATCTACTGGGCTTTGCCTCAGCCGAAGCCTTCCAGCGCGCTTTCAAGCGCTGGAGCGGGCAGACGCCCGGCGAATCTCGACGAAATTACCGCTCGGGAGCCTGACGCTCAGAGCTCCGTGGCGTCGTCAGCCGGCTCTGGCTGATCCAGCTCATAGGCCTGGTATTCGAGCAGTTCTTCCTGATACTCATCCATCGTATAAATCCCCCAAACCGCTCGCTATGAAAATGGCCTGATCAATCGACCTGTGCCCCGAGCATAAAGTGCCCGTGTGAAGGAAAAGTGAAACGCCGCCTTCATGAATAAAACGTAGCAGGTGGTTGGGGATTTATCGCGGCGCTGATGTCGCAGGTATGTAACCAGATCTTATGCCCACCCGAAAACCACTATGGGAGCGAGCCTGCTCGCGAAGGCGGTGTGTCAGTCTGATCATCTGTCGACTGACACTACGCATTCGCGAGCAGGCTCGCTCCCACAGGGTTTCGCTGAGTTTTTATTGGCCCGACGCAGGCATCGCCGGAATCGGCTCGGACGGTGGCGGAATATCCGGGTTGGTCGGTGGCGTGATGGTTTCGCTGGCCGGCGCTGGCTCTTCTGCGGGCGCAGGCGCTGGCGTGATCGGCGCCGACTCCGCGGGTGGCACGACCGGCTCGGAACTCACTGGCGCGGTGTCGACAGGCGCCGGTGCAGGCTCGGCAGCTGGCGCAGGAGCCGGTTCCGCCGCAGGTGTCGGCACAAGTGGCGCAGCAGCCGGAGCAGGCGTCACCTTCGGCTCAGGCACACCGAGGTCGGTTTTCGGTTTTTCTTCGATGTGTGCAGCCTTCTTCGCATCGGCGGGCAGGAACTGCTCCACCAGTGTGAAGAACCGCTCGTAGAACTTCTGCGCAGTGACGGTCTCACTGGCGACCTTGACCATCGAATCATCCGAGGAGCCGATCGGCATCGACACCGAGCCCAGCACACCAACCCCGAGGCTGGCCGAATTGTTGGTCTTCTTCAGCGCATAACGGTCCTGGAGGGCGTTGGCGAACACCGTCGCGTGATGCCCGGCGCTGCCATCTTCGGCACAGACCACGTTGAAGCTGATCTCGAGGTGGGTCTCGCCGGTCTGCTGGAAGCTCTTGTGACCGCTGACCAGCTTCGGATCACTGCTGGTAATGATGTAGCCCTGACTGAGCAACGCGCGACGAGCCGCTTCGCAGCTGGCGGTATCAGTCACCGGGTAATTGCGCGAAAAGGTGCCGGAGTCATCGAAGTTCTCATGCTCATAGATCGGCTTGTCCTTCGAACAACCGGCCACCGCAGTCAACAAAAGCGCCAGCCCGACAACACGCATGGGAGTGGAAATCAACATTGAACATCCTGAGGGAAAACAGTCCGGGGCGTATTGTGCAACAGATCGCCGCCCCATGGCGCATGGAATAGTGTCAAGAATCGGTTACAACTTTACCGGTCCTCGCCGGATGGAAAAAGCCGCGCCGACAAATGATCGATCGGCACGCGCAATTTCGCCGTCGCCTGTCGACTCGACGGCCACAACACCCTAACCGCCCGACCTGTTCTAAACCGCCAAGGGACGTAGTCCATCCAAGAATCAGGTCGGCTGTCAGGCCGCCTTCGCGAGCAGGCTCGCTCCCACAAAAGCAAAAGCAAAGCAGCGCAGCTGCCCGTGGCGAAGCCGCCCCACTCAACAATGAGCGCAAGCTCGAGTGCTCTTGATCTTGATCCACCGGCGACGTCGGAAGGCTGAGTGGAGGGATTGATCCGGGCGTGGGAGCGCAGCGACCGTTCGACGAAGTCGAACACAGCGGAAGGAGGTGCAGCGAAGCAAACCGTAGCCGCTGCGCCCGGATCGATCCCGCAGCGAAGGAACCCGAGCCTGCGAGGGCCGAACGCAGGAGCAAGCCTTTGGGTTACCTTTTTGGCGTTTGAAAAAGGTGACCCGCCGTAAGGGCGGAACCGTACTCAGCAACACCGCAAAAAACGGATATTCACCCAAACCCAACAGCATGGCCGGCCCAAAGGCCGCCACGCCCAAAAACAAAAAAGCCCCGACCATCAGGCCGGGGCTCCTTCAAACGCCAGTCAAAAGATCAAAACCGCTCGATCTTCGCCTCAGCTTCCAACTGCTTGCGATACGCCGCAAAGTCCTGCTGCCCTTCACGGGAGGCGAGGAAACGACGATATTGCGCCTTCTCTTCATCCGTCGGTGCAGCCGCTTCATTGACGCCATTCAGACGCACGATCATCAGACTGCCATCCGGCAACGTAACGCTGGAGAACGTCGGCTTGTCCTTGGCAGCCGGTTTCGGCATACGGAACAACGCCTGCAGCACGGCCGGATCAACCCCTTCCTGACCACGAGTAGCCGCTTCGGTGGTTTTCCAGTTCTGACCATCAACCGCCTTGTCCAGCGGCGCCTTGCCGTCACGCAGATCGGCGATCAGCTTCTCGGCACGGGTCTTGGCCTCGGCACTGGCATGTTCCTTGGTCAGCTGAGTACGGATCGCCGCAGTCACGCTTTCCAGCGGCAGCTGCGCAGGCTTCAGGTGCTCCTTGGAACGCAGCACGATCACGGTTTCCGGATCCAGCTCGATGGCGGTGCTGTTGGCACCCTCATCAATGACTTCCGGGCTGAATGCAGCAGTGACCACGGCACGGTTGGCGGCAACACCTTCGCCACCTTCACGGCCGAACGGCTTGGACGTGTGCACGGTCAATTTCAGGTCCGCTGCTGGCTGTGCCAGGTCAGAGGCTTCGAACGCCGAGTCTTCCAACTGCTTGGTCGCCTCAACAAAACGCTGCTCGACCTGAGCGGCTTTCAGCTCGCGGGTCAGCTTGTCTTTCAGGCTGGCCAGGGTCGGTACTTCAGGCGCTTCCACGCCCAACAGCTTGATCAGGTGATAACCGAAGTCGGTACGAATCGGCTCGGACACCTGCTCTTTCGACAAGGCGTACAGCGCTTTTTCGAAAGCCGGGTCGTAAACGCCAGGACCGGCATAACCCAGGTCACCACCATTGTTGGCGGACCCCGGATCCTGCGAGAACTCTTTGGCCAGCGCTTCGAATTTCTCGCCCTTGGCCAGACGCGCCTGGACTTCTTCGATCTTCGCCTTGGCCTGCGCTTCGCTGGTCTTGTCGTTCACTTCGATGAGGATGTGCGCGGCACGACGCTGTTCCGACAGGTTGGCGATCTCTTTCTGATACGCCGCCTGCAGGTCTTCATCCTTGACCGCGACCTGATCGAAGAACGACGATTTCTTGAGCTCGACGTAATCGATGATCACCTGATCCGGCGTCATGAATTCCTTGGCGTGCTCGTCGTAGTAAGCCTTGACCTCGTCATCGGTCAGCTTGACCGCAGCCGGGTCGGCCTTGACGTTCAGAGTAGCGAAATCACGGGTCTGTTTTTCCAGACGGGCGAATGCCAGCACTTCGGCGTCGGTGACGAAACCGCTGCCTGCAACACCGGCGCGCAACTGGCCGATCAACATTTCCTGAGCCAGCATCTGGCGGAACTGCATGCGGCTGTAACCCAGTTGACGGATCACCTGGTCGAAACGCTCGGAGCTGAACTTGCCGTCAACCTGGAATTCAGGCGTTTGCAGAATCACCTGATCCAGCGCGGCTTCGGAGAAAGAGAATTTCGCCTGTTCGGCGCCTTGCAGCAGCAACTTGCGGTCGATCAGGCCTTTGAGAGCCGATTCGCGCAGCATTTTTTCGTCGAGCAAGGAAGCATCGAAGTCCTTGCCCAGCTGTTGCATCAGCTGACGGCGTTGCATGTCAACGGCCTGGCTCAGCTCGTTCTGGCTGATTTCGTCACCGTTGACCTTGGCCGCCTCGTTCTTGTGAGTCGTGGCCTGGAAAATGGCATCGAAACCGGTCAGAGCCATCAGTGCAACGATGACTCCGATAATTGTCTTGGCAATCCAGCCTTGTGAATTGTCCCTGATATTCTGCAGCATGCGTCCCCCAGAAACGGTTGAACTTCAATTTAGGCAACCGTGGAGCGTGGGTAGAATCCGGATAGAAGAAAGGCGCATCCGAGGATGCGCCTTCTCGTAACTGGCGGAGCGGACAGGGCTCGAACCCTCGATCCCGGCGTTACAGGTGCCTGTTCCAGCCACCTGCTCTACCGCTCCGCTGCCAAGTCAGGCTTGACCCCGACCCGGATGGGTAAAAACCTGAAAACTCAGTTAACAGCTTCTTTCAGTGCTTTACCGGCTTTGAAACCTGGCTTCTTGGCAGCCGGGATTTCCAGAGTCTTGCCGGTTTGCGGGTTACGACCGGTACGAGCCGGACGGTCAGTCACGGAGAAAGTACCGAAACCAACCAGAACAACGGAGTCGCCAGCCTTCAGAGCGCCAGTGACGGATTCGATTACAGCGTCCAGCGCACGGCCAGCAGCAGCTTTCGGGATATCAGCGGATGCAGCGATAGCATCAATCAGTTCCGACTTGTTCACTCTAAGTCCCCTTATATCTATTTTGAGATGTTTCTAAGTTTTTTGGTGAAAGCAAAAACGAGTGCTGAATGGCCTACAGACACTTAAGAGCCGCTTTATAACAAGGGCTCTAAAATGCTGTCAAGGAAAGCCCCCAGGCTAAAACGTATTAATGCGTGCTAATTCTTTCCTTGGCATCAGACTCGCGTTTTTCGTCCTTGGCAACTATCTCCGGAGCCACATCCGGCAAGGGCTCCGGCGCGTATTGCAGCGCAATTTGCAGGACCTCGTCAATCCATTTAACCGGTTTGATCTGCAGATCCTGCTTGATATTGTCAGGAATCTCCTTCAGATCGCGGACGTTTTCTTCCGGAATAATCACAATCTTGATTCCGCCGCGATGTGCCGCCAGCAGTTTTTCTTTCAAACCGCCGATTGCCAGCACTTGCCCACGCAGCGTGATCTCACCGGTCATGGCGACATCGGCGCGTACCGGAATGCCGGTCAACGCCGAGACCAGCGCCGTGCACATGCCTACGCCAGCGCTAGGGCCGTCTTTCGGGGTCGCCCCTTCCGGCATGTGAATGTGGGTGTCGCGCTTCTCGTGGAAGTCCAGCGGAATGCCCAGACTCTTGGCGCGGCTGCGCACCACGGTTTGTGCGGCAGTGATCGATTCGACCATTACATCACCGAGCGAACCGGTCTTGATCAGTTGTCCTTTACCCGGAATCACTGCAGCTTCGATGGTCAGCAATTCACCGCCGACCTGAGTCCACGCCAGGCCCGTCACCTGACCCACTTGATCCTGCTGCTCGGCCAGGCCGTAGCGGAACTTGCGCACGCCGAGGAAATGCTCGAGCAGATCAGCTGTCACTTTCACCGAGAAGCGTTTTTCGAGGGCATGCTCTTTGACCGCCTTGCGGCAGACCTTGGCAATCTGCCGCTCGAGGCCACGCACGCCCGCTTCACGGGTGTAGTAACGGATGATGTCGCGGATCGCTTCCTCGTCGAACTCCAGCTCGCCCTTCTTCAGACCATTGGCGGCGATCTGTTTAGGCGACAGATATTTCACGGCGATGTTGATCTTCTCGTCTTCGGTGTAACCCGGCAGACGGATGACTTCCATCCGGTCCAGCAGCGCTGGCGGAATGTTCATCGAGTTCGACGTGCACAGGAACATCACATCGGAGAGGTCGTAATCGACTTCGAGATAGTGATCATTGAAGTTGTGGTTTTGCTCAGGGTCGAGCACTTCCAGCAACGCCGACGCCGGATCGCCACGCATGTCGCTGCCCATCTTGTCGATTTCATCGAGCAGAAACAGCGGGTTGCGTACGCCCACTTTTGTCATCTTTTGAATCAATCTTCCCGGCATCGAACCGATGTAGGTCCGGCGGTGACCACGGATTTCCGCTTCATCACGCACGCCGCCCAAGGCCATACGCACGAATTTACGGTTGGTTGCGTGGGCAATCGATTCCGCCAGCGAGGTTTTACCCACGCCTGGAGGACCGACCAGGCACAACACCGGGCCACGAATTTTCTTCACGCGTTTCTGCACGGCGAGGTATTCAAGGATGCGTTCCTTGACCTCTTCGAGACCGTAGTGATCGGCGTCGAGAATGTCTTCTGCACGGGCCAGATCGAGGCGTACTTTGCTTTGCGCCTTCCACGGCACTTGCACCAGCCAGTCGATGTACGAGCGCACTACGGTGGCTTCAGCGGACATCGGCGACAT contains:
- a CDS encoding IS110 family transposase; this translates as MARKNAERSALIVMEATSVYHLELAEFVYNKGFRVCVVNPATTKAYADSELRRIKTDKSDAKLIADFAREKDQKLHPWAPEPPKYRQLKAMVRRLDDLQEMEQMELNRLDVSDEKVKDSINSVLRHIEKEIVETHKAIKKHIDDDPDMRQMRDLIVTIDGIGQKTLERLLAELGDLRKYSDPRQLVAAAGLNPKLQESGKLKGHTLISRVGSARLRAGLYMPGMVALKHNKAIKAMKERLEANGKAPKQIICAAMRKLLHFVYGVLKSGLPYDPKLALAR
- a CDS encoding NADPH-dependent 2,4-dienoyl-CoA reductase; the protein is MTAAHYPHLLAPLDLGFTTLRNRTLMGSMHTGLEEKPGGFERMAAYFAERARGGVGLMVTGGIGPNDEGGVYSGAAKLTTEEEALKHRIVTRAVHEAGGKICMQILHAGRYAYSPKQVAPSAIQAPINPFKPKELDEEGIEKQISDFVTCSVLAQSAEYDGVEIMGSEGYFINQFLAAHTNHRTDRWGGSYENRMRLPVEIVRRVREAVGPNFIIIFRLSMLDLVEGGSTWDEIVTLAKAIEQAGATIINTGIGWHEARIPTIATKVPRAAFSKVTAKLRGSVSIPLITTNRINTPEIAEQILAEGDADMVSMARPFLADPDFVNKAAAGRADEINTCIGCNQACLDHTFGGKLTSCLVNPRACHETELNYLPVQQIKKIAVVGAGPAGLSAATVAAERGHQVTLFDSASEIGGQFNIAKRVPGKEEFFETLRYFNRKLQTTNVEVCLNTRVDVAKLVEGGYDEIILATGIAPRVPAIPGVENAKVLSYLDVILERKPVGKRVAVIGAGGIGFDVSEFLVHQGVATSLDRAAFWKEWGIDTQLEARGGVAGIQAAPHAPAREVFLLQRKKTKVGDGLGKTTGWIHRTGLKNKQVQMLNSVEYLSIDDQGLHIRIGETGEPQLLAVDNIVICAGQDPLRELHDGLVEVGQNVHLIGGADVAAELDAKRAINQGSRLAAEL
- a CDS encoding carbon-nitrogen hydrolase family protein, with the translated sequence MRKLLYLFFSMALVAALTTYAMWAADRPAGHYLSDLRIKLAVDHGTPGDRGNLLGIQPELFPTDYQSSARLHRKLAAYLQQARDQGLLNEKTVVVLPEHVGTWLMISGEKDELYQAPTLAEAMNWLAASNPLLFARAWLRAKGEQRLDDAYLRMKSKAMAKDYQALFGGLAKEFQVTLVAGSIVLPEPSIRDGQLKPGSGALFNSSVVFGRDGLPLGQPQRQMHPIFDQQGVIEAENKHAIQVVDTPAGRLGILIGSDSWYPSNYRTLDDQGAQLVAVPAQVIGQGAWDKPWRGYKGSSTPGSVSLKPGDLSEGQAWHRLTLTAQPPSSRAVAGVSVFMRGQFWDKPSTGRSFLSSNGQQFADGEARGARLLNVWL
- a CDS encoding AraC family transcriptional regulator, encoding MKPQPMRLGDLSVGFVHSLADAVRSHDVDPLPLLEQYGLDTARLAEAGARLSIPRYMRLGHAAIQLTGDPALGLRMGRMIRLNQAGLAGITAAQAPTVREAARCLTRFEPLYGSNYRGQSTFHEDASGAWLRFYSISPYNAYNRFVVDSILAGWLHQLSSLCGETLRAERIEIEFEAPDYRDAYAALGDCPIQFRAEHNQLRLSLSSLALRNPEHCPGTWRHLLQLCERELDQMTRTRSLRERITQLLGPLLNGGREPDLEEVAARLKLPTWTLRRKLAEEGTQFRAILNDTRRDLAMTYIRDTELAFGEIAYLLGFASAEAFQRAFKRWSGQTPGESRRNYRSGA
- a CDS encoding DUF2242 domain-containing protein, whose translation is MLISTPMRVVGLALLLTAVAGCSKDKPIYEHENFDDSGTFSRNYPVTDTASCEAARRALLSQGYIITSSDPKLVSGHKSFQQTGETHLEISFNVVCAEDGSAGHHATVFANALQDRYALKKTNNSASLGVGVLGSVSMPIGSSDDSMVKVASETVTAQKFYERFFTLVEQFLPADAKKAAHIEEKPKTDLGVPEPKVTPAPAAAPLVPTPAAEPAPAPAAEPAPAPVDTAPVSSEPVVPPAESAPITPAPAPAEEPAPASETITPPTNPDIPPPSEPIPAMPASGQ